The Neoarius graeffei isolate fNeoGra1 chromosome 12, fNeoGra1.pri, whole genome shotgun sequence genome window below encodes:
- the LOC132894792 gene encoding odorant receptor 131-2-like, translating to MATINITDAKLSFMYEQVYKVDFDAATVTKIVVAVLMSLFFVYINCIMLFALGSRSMFHETPRYILFSHMLLNDSILLLVTTIMYAMSLALTNVARAICSLLVLISTCAFQNAPLTLALMSLERFVAICFPLRHCTIATRKNTGIALGIVWFASSLNIVTDITYDLVTDPSQLLKITFCTREKLFVAKWQADKTQGFNILFFVSVTVIILFTYISIMITARSISSNKESATKAHKTVLLHLIQLGLCLTSFLYATIERALYMMTGSSSALFIHLRYLNFLIILILPRCLSPLIYGLRDDAVRPLFKYYFCYRSHKIKPVVNVV from the coding sequence ATGGCGACAATCAACATCACAGATGCCAAGCTGTCGTTCATGTATGAGCAGGTCTACAAGGTGGACTTTGATGCTGCCACGGTGACTAAAATTGTGGTAGCAGTTCTGATGTCTCTGTTTTTTGTTTATATAAACTGCATCATGCTTTTTGCATTAGGTAGTAGGTCCATGTTCCATGAAACACCCCGGTACATTCTGTTTTCCCACATGCTTCTCAATGATTCTATCCTCCTCCTGGTCACAACTATAATGTACGCCATGTCTCTTGCCCTTACCAATGTCGCCAGAGCCATCTGCTCACTGTTAGTCCTGATCTCCACTTGTGCTTTCCAGAATGCTCCTTTGACCCTGGCTCTGATGTCACTGGAACGCTTTGTGGCTATTTGCTTCCCTCTGAGGCACTGCACTATCGCCACACGGAAAAACACAGGCATTGCTCTTGGAATTGTTTGGTTTGCCAGTTCATTGAATATTGTGACAGACATAACATATGACTTAGTCACTGATCCAAGTCAGTTGCTTAAGATCACATTTTGCACCAGAGAGAAACTTTTTGTTGCCAAGTGGCAGGCCGATAAGACTCAAGGTTTTAATATTCTCTTttttgtgtcagtgactgtgatcATCCTTTTCACTTACATCAGCATTATGATCACAGCCAGGTCTATTTCCTCTAATAAAGAATCTGCTACAAAAGCCCACAAGACTGTGCTGCTGCACCTCATTCAGCTAGGCCTGTGCCTCACCTCATTTCTATATGCCACCATAGAGAGAGCACTTTATATGATGACTGGAAGCAGTAGTGCTCTTTTCATACACTTGCGCTATCTGAACTTTCTCATCATCCTGATTCTGCCCCGCTGCCTGAGCCCGCTCATCTATGGCCTTCGAGATGATGCAGTGCGACCCTTATTCAAATATTATTTTTGTTACAGATCTCACAAAATAAAACCTGTAGTCAATGTGGTTTGA